Within Anguilla anguilla isolate fAngAng1 chromosome 11, fAngAng1.pri, whole genome shotgun sequence, the genomic segment TGTAAGGGAGTCAGATGTTTGAAGGTGACCTCTCCATCCCCTGCCTTGTCAGGGGAGAAATATATTACATGTCTCTAACtgtaggggaggggagggatcAGTAGGAATgagggggaaggagaaaggATCAGAATGGGAAGAAGCAGACTGAGAGGAGTGCACTGGTCAGTGCGCAATAAGAGAAAATGAATGGCTGATATAGAGACAGTAGTTTGAGTAGGAGGCGGAGTCAGGGATGACGGGAGAACGTATTATGAATCAGAGGAGGAGTCTTTgatgtctgtgctctctgtggccTCGCTGACTTCACTCATCTCTTTGCTCTCCCCTccgctgtccctctctccctccctttcctgcTCTTGCTCCTCAAGCTTCCCCGAATGCCCCGCGGCGGAGAGTCCCTGAGCTGGGGGCGTGTCCGGACCCCAAACTCGTGCGCCCGGCCTCCTTAACTGTGAGAGGaacaaagcaacaaaacagTCCATTAAAACTCACAAGTAAAGGTATGGCCACAGAGCTTGCTGCCATCAATCACAAAGGGTGacggttgccatggaaactaaTGGGGGCGGCTTGCCTCATCAGCCATGTGGGCTAGGTCTCTCTTCATGGCGTAGGCATCCTCCCCATCAGCATAGTACTTGGGCTCAACTTCACTTATCCTGCAGGGACAATACAGGGAGAGCGGCATTTTGAGGCAGAGAGATCAACATTCATTAATCAGTTCAGTAATTACACACTATCAAATTTTCACTCTTTCATTATCACTGGAATTATAAAACACTTGCACTCATAAATCCAAAGGATTTTGAACTCACACAGGAATTTGAAAACATTCACTAACTTAAATTATAATACTCTAAAACAGCCTTATTGATGGGAACTCTGAAATGGTTATACTCACTGAAACTTCAGCGTGTTCGAGTAAAGATGCAGCGCTGCTCGGTTACTAtgtgagggaaaaagaaaaaaacaaaactgatctAAATGACACAAATTACAACATACAACAAAACCCAAGAACAAAATTCAGTACACTGTTAATGTACTGTTTAACAGTACGCTACTATGGAGgactaaatgtgccaaaatgaaataatataaatatggaATAAGTAATACAAATTATATATGGTGTAtatattacacattatttttatatgatttaTTTCTATAATTCCATATTTACTgatataattatttcattttggcatgTTTAGTTCTCCCTACactacagtatattttaaaaagtctgtgaaatacattgttttttagTCTGATGCAGAATTCTACAATGAAAACTGTACTGACATTAAGTTCTGAATTCCTTGAATGTTCTACAAGACAATTAAGGCACAAACTGCTATATTCAGAAATGACAGGTCATTGTAAGATCACAATGTTAAGACATTTGGTGAAACCTACATCAAATTTTGCAAATATTTGTTGACGGCCCACAACAACCTGTGGAAGATTTGGTGGTTAAAAAAgctaaattctattttattggTATAACCAGACATCACATTAGAATTTCCATgtctttgattttattttccatctaAAGTTTTTAGGTACTTGCAAAGAAACTTTCATATCTGAAAATGCAGTTGTGCAAGTTGCCTGAGATGTAAAACAGACGgcaacacaaatacagacacacactcaaaatggCAGACCCGCCACAGGCTTCACGCGGTACCTTTTGCGGACGTGCAGAGACACGTATTTTGCGTTGAAATTTTCAATCATTGCTCGACTGGCCTGGTCCATCAGTTTCTGGGCCAAACCCAGACGCCTGTGAGACCGTTTCACCGCCTGCAggcaacaggacaatgacccagTTATGCAGTCCGCTCTGACTGACAAGTTTTTCACTCTTATAGAACTACAGTGGTCCAGCCTGCAAGGACTACAGTTATACTCTGCCATGTCTGTTGAGTGGTGGACTCTACTGTGGAGGCAGAGTGATGTACTCTGCAGAGGGGGACACTCTGAAGTGACTGCGGAGACACTATGAGAGGAGTGTGCTTGAACTGATTGTAGATTGGAGCTTTAACAAACATTATTgcataaaacaaagtaaaatacaTGTTGCTCACCATACACTagaaaggaaaaatatattttgctggGAAAAAACCCTACCAAATCctcaaaaactgaaaataattccCAGTATATAAGTGACACCGTCATCTCTACAATGTTTGACGAGATAAATTCAATTCTCCAAAAtgccagcagagagagagagagagaagtgactCTCACCAGAGATGTGATGTGTCCATGTGGGACATCATCTGGGTCTTCCTCCCTGTAATGAGATTGAGAAAGGGGAAGGGAGATTCAACACAACCAAAAGACAAGCAGTCTCACAGACAAGCAAGGAGAAAATCTGAGATAGAGTAATGAGTGTGCACACTTACATTTTGGCCAAAACATATCCCACTATTTTTCCGTTCTCGTCTTCAGCTATGTAGGAGAGCTgaaagggaaaaagagggagacTTGAAAACTAACAGGAAATGGCACTTCTCAAACAGCTAGAAACCGTCAGCATcatgaataacaaaaaagtaCAACTCAACCAGCTAGACACAGACCTGGGGCCAGGACAGGCCATGGTAGAAGTAATACTTCATCTGGTAATTCTCCGGAAGACACAGCAGGTTGCAGTGCTGCATGTTCATCAGATCTTCAGGCTGAAAGAGAGTGAATATTGCACACAGACAGCTCAAGACTGCTACATATTCTGGTCTACATTATACTTATGGTGACGTTGTCTAAGTGTGAGAAAGTCTGCAAGAATTTCCTGACAGTAGTCAGTACACAGTATCATAGCTAACCAACCAGACGTACATCGCCATTGGGAATATGGTGGCAAAACTACCTGGGTAGCAAGCAACTTTACAGGCAGCAATAGAACGCAATGTAGACATCTATCAAGAATATTGCATCCACCAGTTAACAGACCACTTTGATAAATTGCTTAGCCAATGTAAGGCAGCTAGACCAGCCAGTAGGAGGCGCTCTTCTGTGGTACAGTACTACAAGCATGTTAACTAAAAATAACATCAAGTGAACTGCAAGGTGCGTAACTTAACTCAGAGATTTCTAATAGATAGCGGGTTGGCTAGCTAGTTTGCAAAATATAATTAGCTATATCTATAGCAAGTGAAAGTATAGAAAAACATGCACGAACCCGACTACTACTATCACCACCCATTTCGTTTAATACAGCACGGTTTGGCGGTGCCAGGGGCTTGGTTCTTCATTCAAAGTCAATATTGTCCATTTTTGTACctctgagcaaggtacttaacatgcattgcttcaggatatatccaggtgtataaatggatgcaatgtaaatactgtgtgtaaaagttgtgtacgtcGTTCTGGATAGAGCGTCTggtaaatgcttgtaatgtaatgtctaacgttagctagctagccagggATCATTTTTGCGAACGCCTGATGACCGGCTTTCCTTTGCGACACGGTTAGGGTCAGGCGTTGCGAATACTCACCCTGGCGTTGCGAATATTCATTTTGCCTCCGTCTACAGGTTTCCGCTGTTTTAGAAGAGTTACACAATCAACAAATTTATCCAAATACTTTGCCAACCTAAATTACTACAAAAACGTTGCTCGCTCTTGTCTCGCGTGCTAAACCGGAAATGGTAAGAAACAGGAACCCTGCCTCAGTAATTTTGACCAATGCAAAAGGGGAAAACTAAGACCGAGTGGCCACTCAGAGACAAGTCCACGCTTCAATATCCAATAAAATACTAGATTATATTTTGACGAATGTGAAAGATACCCAGTTATATGTTAGCAGAGGCGGAGCCGTGCTACGTAATTCTAAGTATTTCAGAGGTATTTTCTAGGTCGGAGTAATAAATCTTCAGCACTGGATGAAGGAAAGTAAATATCACATATATTTTGAAAGATAACTTGTCTGACTAACCCCCCCTAAATTAACAGAAGTTGGTTGGCAGagtgaaatacatatttcagcTAAATCTAAGTCTACACATCTGCCAGACAATTTTAGTATACATTTTCAATTGGTTTAGACAATTACGTGTTTTAATAATACTTTAGGTATTTACAGCAAGGGCATAACTTTAGTTTGAAGGGGCGGGTCCAAATGTGGGTGGGTTCCATCATCATGCTACATGACAACCTACATGATATATACTTATCTATAAAGTGATTtgtatgtttataattgtgaattgTGTAGAATTGTGGAGTTAAATTAAGTGTATCATACAGACGGGCGACAAATCAAAGGAAAACCCAACATAAGAGTGTTGGGGCACCacgagctgccagaacagcttcaatgcaccttggcatagattctacaaatctctggaactctactggagggatggaacaccattcttccaaaagatattttccctcatttggtgttttgatgatggagagtgctgtctaatacgttggtccaaaatcttacataggtgttcaattgggttgagatctgatgactgcaaaggccacagtatatgattcacatcattttcatactcatctaagcattcagtgaccccttgtgccctgtggatgggggcattgtcatcctggaaaagACCACtctggtttttgcaccactgaactctcaaatgtgcatttgaaattAGGTGTTTATGCACTTCAACCTTttctatgtagttgttgacagactgttcttgctgacagtctgatcacatcctgcattgatattcacagtcacctgaggaacagttgctcttctgtttttctttacatatcACAATAATCCACAAGCACCATGATTGTTGAATGTGTgttcgaccacaatttctgaccgtTTACTGATGCCTTTAcaatagatctaaatgcagatgttacTTCAGTCACTGTCCCTATTGAACAGTCTTTGTAACAGAAACTTCTGCCATCCATGCCGCAAAAacgaaccctctttcaaagtctcTCAGATCTtctcctcttgccatcttgatcctaAATTGAGGTCAACAGATCTTACTCAACCTTTTTATATATGCCAcggagcatgataggatgttaattgcttataTATCCTCTGAAAACATAATGTTACTGtaaaagctgctttggagttacctcttaaaatgtattttcctgttttagaCCACCAACCCCTGAATGTCCTGATAACTCATGAAACCCACACTAAAACTTGCCTGATATCAAAACCTCCAGAAAGAACTCTGTAAAGTAGTAATTCTAGTGTGCCCGAGCCCACAGACATCTGTGGTCCCGGAAAATCGTCTTGGATTtttcacttgtatttttttccaaccaGACCCTGGCTGTGCGTccctttgtttttccacaatgacgcccttttctttcttttctttgtgatTTTCCTCGTGCCATCTCCAACAGCGCAAAAGCAAACTGAATTAACCAATCATAGCACGTGCACTCGACTGAGCACCACCCACGCATGCAAACGACACCGGTtaggagaaaaacagaacaatcaGAGCGCAAAGTAGGCCATGTGAAACCTTCTTACCCAATCAGAACCCAACATTACCGTCCAGGATATGCAAATACTAGGCAGGTGAGCGAAAGTCGGAAACAATTGTATTTTTAGATCAGCCGAAACAGGTGTTTAAACAGGTGAGCGAAAGGTACAGTGAGGTAGGCAAAAAACTAGATCACGAGATCAGGTCCATGGCTTTTCGGTCTGCGTTTATTATCTTCATACAATCTTATCAATAGAATAGCATACAGTAGAGAAACTCAGCTAATCAAGTTGAcaattgatgttttattttacagcgTTGTTTTATGAGTTATTTGCGTTGTATCAAGTGAAACGCGACAATTTTTGAGCCGTGTAGTACGTAgacttaaattgtttttgtttcctgaaaaTGTTGCGAAATTGTTTTATGATTATAGTAGTATAGGTTACAGAACATAATGCTTGTAAGACTATATCCCTCAAAGATTGGGAGAGGGAGCAAGCGAACGTCAAATCCGAAGACCTTTTGACTCTTTGTGGGACGGTTCGGAAATGGACCCTCTGTGGGTGGAGTCAGTCCTGCGGGTTGGAAAGAAACGGTACCGAGTGATTCTGAATGGACTTCATTTCAGTTGGACCCAGCTTGACAAGCAAAACCGGGATAAAAAAACTGGTGAGACAAGACGCAGGCTATATATTTTTCCCCAGTGTAGCTTCATATATTCAATCCATATTTATGATTGTTTGCACTTTCCAAGATTTGTTTTCGTTGCAATCCGTTTATACACACGTTTGTTTATACGCACGTGTTTGTCTCACACTTTTCCTTTCTCCAAAATGCATAGGTATATTTTTCGTGATTCACTTTACAAGTCTTTCTGTTACCCCTTTCAATGTAATAATATATtccttcatttctttcttttcctaaAATTTCACATGCGGTCTCTATTGTGGTCACGTAGTTCAACAGGCTGTACATGAGAAAAATTACCACACCAAAATGTATTGTGCCTATGCGACAATGGCCTTATGGATCACTTGAACGAAGGGTCATTCACCTTTTCACAGTTCATGCCTCACGTAGATAAAAACTGAGAGATCGTGACATGCAGTCACTGCTAAATTAAGGACGACTGCATCACTTTACCGCATGTCttattttacagtttgtttCACAACGAAAAGACATGCGTATATATTAGTGTTAATGTATGTGTGCCATAGAGCCAGCTGAATAACTGATCCAACCtgtctgacagagagagaaaacaatgtAAATGTAGTGAACTCAGTTTTTCTATAGAAATTGTTCAATGGAAACATTTCtcaacaggaaaataaatgtttgatcACAGTACTGACAGCCCTGGTGAAGTTTGTGCAGTTGGTGAAAAATCTTGAATAAACATACCTTTTTCATGGGGGTTGGGGCCTTAGATGCTCCACATAGCCAGCGACATTTCTGTCATACCATTGCAGGAGGGGAACCTGCGATAGAACCTGTTGTACTTCACCGACATGTCATACAGCCCAGACATGactgacaaacattttaaaaaagacatgaaaGGCACACCCAGcgtgttacagcacacacaaacacatgcgcccAACCCAATGCTCCTCCATCCGAACATACATGCACTATATTTCAGTACAGGACTATATATAGAGCCAGGTTGTCATGAGCTTTAACCAGTTATCGATAGCATTCTTTAAAGGCTGATAAAGGCAGTGTCATGGTTATTCCCGCATTTGTGCCTATTATGCAATGTTGGTGCCAGTGCTGAAGTAGACTGAGAAGTGCTTTTGACTGTTTAGTTTCAGTTCCTGTATCAGAGTTGATTGGTGTGGAGGAGGGGAAAGCTGAGATTCAGCCACAAAAGAAAGTGGAGGAGTCAGAGCTACATTTTACTGGTGAGTTACAGCCAGCATCTCCATCTGAGTCACAGCCAGCATCTCAATCTGAATCACAGCCAGCATCTCAATCTGAGTCACAGCCAGCATCTCAATCTGAGTCACAGCCAGCATCTCAATCTGAGTCACAGCGAGCATCTCAATCTGAGTCACAGCGAGCATCTCAATCTGAGTCACAGCCAGCATCTCAATCTGAGTCACAGCCAGCATCTCAATCTGAGTCACAGCGAGCATCTCAATCTGAGTCACAGCCAGCATCTCAATCTGAGTCACAGCCAGCATCTCATTCCCCCCTCCTACTGGTtaatctctcctcctctgcgctcagtgttttctgtgaagcGTGGTCGCCACGGGGGCGGTTCTGCGAGGCTGTGGACAGTGGGCCGGACCCAGTTCACCTGCAGCAGCCGAGACCTGCGGGACCACTGGGTCACAAAGCTGAGAGCCGCGCTCAGGGAGAAGAGTGAGTACGCCTGTCCACAGTCCCTGGGCCTGCCCATGGTCCCTGGTCCCACCCACAGTCCCTGGGCCTGCCCATGGTCCCTGCATCCGCCCATGGTCCCTGCGTGCAGTCATTTGTCCCTGTGTGCGGCACATGGTAGCCCCCACAAGGTCATACCTACAGATGTttattatacaaaaatatttgaatggtaaaCGTATGTAGAAGCAGAGTAGGGTGTGGGACTTCACCCTGCATGATATCTCTTGTTTTCTGGGTGTCATAACCCACCCGCTCCTGCTGTGTGCTACCAATTTCTCATCATCGCCCACGTTCTCTCCATCTTgatctcctctctcccttcctctctccgctctctctctcactccctctctctgctctctctctcttcatctctgctctcttttgtctctctgtctcaggtggCTCGCGGCCCCAGCGGCTTCTGGTGTTCATTAACCCGTTTGGAGGGAAGAAGAGGGGTGTGCAGATCTATCGCACCCTGGTCTCCCCCCTCCTGGAGCTGGCTGGGATCAGTGCTCATGTCGTGGGtgagaaatatataaaaacgcGATTTGAAAAATCCTGACATCATCGAATCACCAGACTCAAATTGTTGTGCACCCGCTTGTTCCGCACCCCCATTCACCTCACATTTTGGGTTACGCCATATCTCCCACCTCTCCGCTGTGCCGCCAATAGCCGCACACCAAGAGCACTGCCTTTGATGTGTGTGCACCCCTCTGATGGACTCACCTTTGACCCAGTGACTATTTCAAACCGTActgtccacacagtactacaggaaagccagtgactattttacaccctataggacacacagtactacaggaaagcCTTTGACTATTTACATCGCACTggacacacagtactacaggagagtcagtgactatttaacatccacatactgtatatactgtgtgtCCTGTGTATGCCTCACTGACCATAAGTGGTTGCCTGTGGTAAGCTGGTGAGTTGCTAGGGAGCTCTCATGCTGTGGTTACCTGAGGAGCACTGACACTTAATCCCACCCTGCACACCAGAACCAAGCCCACTGCACACCAGACATAACCCCGAAATACACAAACACCTTTTATGTTATAAGGTGTGTGCAACTGGTGCCTTTACAGACTGAGCCACTTAGCTGttctacatatatatttatcttAAATGCATCATTGTATGTTGAATTGGAGGGAGAGATAAGACTGGGTCACTGGACCTGTAATCATTTACCAAGATATGTCATGCTGCCATAGTGACCGTTCGGTCGCTCCTGTCAATAATGACTTGGGAATCAGTAAGAAGCTCTGTGAGAAACTTCCCTTCCCCCCTCTGCACAGTGACGGAGCGAGCTAACCAGGCCAGAGACCACATCCTGAAGAAGGAGTTAACCGGGTTCGATGGGTaaggaggagagacagacacagacttacacacacacacacacacacacacacacactggaaagGTTGGTAACGAGTCGAGGCCCCTCCTCGGTCAGAGAGGGTGTCCGAGTGGCCCGGCTCACACACAGCAATGCTCTATTAAAGCCGTCACGTCTCTGCATGTCAGCCAGCAGGTAGGAAGTCTTAGCCACAGCTGATTTCCCTACACCACACTGCCATTTACATCGGCTGCTTTACACAACACTGGCCAGGCAGGTTCCCaatctgacctctgacctctgacctctgctctGTTCCACCAGGTCTTTCTTCATTTCAGTTTGGAACTAAAACAGCCCAGCTGTCGCACTCGGGGGCTTCAGGGCTTTTGTAGTGTAACTTGTCTTTTTAATCCTGGTGTTGATTTTGTCCTTATTTGGCGTGGCCGGTCGTAGTCTTGAGCCTGTTCCATCACTGTAACTTGAGTTGTCAGTTTGACAGAGAACAGACTCGCACACGTGTCCTCTTAATACTCCTAAATGTCTGCAGCCAGCTGCTCCTTCTGTTCACACTTCAGCCGTCCAGCTGGTGCAGTTTAGCAGGGACAGAGCTCCATAGCCTCTTCATATCACAGtttaatgacatcatcattaggTAAATCATTAGTTATCATGaattaaatacacaataatTACTACTCTactttcactctctccatcatccctcctctctctctctctctctctctcccccctcactctctctgtctctcgctccccTTCATCTCAATCTTCATCATCtcagggtggtgtgtgtgggcggggacGGAATGTTCAGTGAGCTTCTTCACGGTGTGATTGGGCGGACGCAGCAGGAGGCGGGCCTATCGGAACACGACCCCACCGTGACCCTGCAGCCCTGCAACCTCCACATCGGCATCATTCCAGCCGGTGAGaggccagcagcagcaccgTCACATTATCATTATGGGAATGATGATCCGTTTCATTATCACAAGAATTACCATCCGCACTATCATTACCATCTAAATGAGCAAGTAGTTGGTTTAGACGGTCTGCTAACTGTGAATTATGAACATTGTCATATGCATGATTGTTACGGTAATTATCAGTGGCATTATCGTTGTGATTGTGTTTTAATCATCtgcttttgtttgaaatgcTTTGTCTTTTCTCCGTGTGATTTCAGAGAAAATGGTAGTTTGTAATACCAGTgccttgtgtgtatgtgtgcgtgctgcAGGCTcaacagactgtgtgtgctttgCCACTGTGGGTGTGAACGATCCCGTTACCTCTACTCTCCATATCATTATCGGTGAGTAATCGCACTGAAGAACCATCCCCTGTGGCATTAATGCAGTTATCCCAACACAGCAACACTCTTACACACGTCCGCATATGGTAGACTGTTCTGGAGATTTATACTGAAAATTCAAACTGCCGCTGTCCCGCCCCTCTTTCAGGAGACTCCCAGCCATTGGATGTGTGTTCCGTCCATCACCTCAACTCGCTAGTTCGCTACTCCGTCTCCATGGTGGGCTACGGTTTCTACGGTGACGTGCTGGCGGAGAGCGAGAGACATCGCTGGATGGGGCCTCTCAGATACGATTACTCAGGTCTGTGAGTTGGCTAGCGGTTGTACCTGAACGTGGTTCCCAAAGCACGGCTCGCCTGCCAGGGTTAGGTTCTGAACACCGGGTTCAGTCCACACGGTACCAGAACCGCACTGAGGGTGAACACCAGGGCTGGGATCCATCCtggtggggggagagagcaaTCAGTGAGCGGGGGAAATGGTGGAAATGAATCTCAACAATAAAACTGTGTAAATCTGTTATTTCAGTAAATACACAATAAGCTCTTTTACAATCCATACcacccctcttctctccccagGCTGTATGATGTATCTGAGCAACCGGAGTTATTCTGGGGTGGTTCAGTTCCTGCCTGCAGACCCCCAGTACTCCAGCCCTCGGGACAACACGCGCTGCCTCTCCGGGTGAATAGCAACAAATTACCATTACTGGAACATTATGCTAACGCGATAACATTATTCTAACATGATTATAATGCACCATAACATAATATCCTCCTCCCCTCTACGCCACAGTTGTAGAAAAATAACCAGAGCATGTAAGCCAGATGGTCTCAGGAGATCAGCAGTAGGCCTGTTTTGTGTATGGGAAATGTCAGCTACATGGAACAAACCCTACCTTCGTTCTGAAGGAGCATGCATGGAGATGCTTCT encodes:
- the zgc:158263 gene encoding ceramide kinase family protein, which codes for MQILGRLGEGASERQIRRPFDSLWDGSEMDPLWVESVLRVGKKRYRVILNGLHFSWTQLDKQNRDKKTVSVPVSELIGVEEGKAEIQPQKKVEESELHFTVFSVKRGRHGGGSARLWTVGRTQFTCSSRDLRDHWVTKLRAALREKSGSRPQRLLVFINPFGGKKRGVQIYRTLVSPLLELAGISAHVVVTERANQARDHILKKELTGFDGVVCVGGDGMFSELLHGVIGRTQQEAGLSEHDPTVTLQPCNLHIGIIPAGSTDCVCFATVGVNDPVTSTLHIIIGDSQPLDVCSVHHLNSLVRYSVSMVGYGFYGDVLAESERHRWMGPLRYDYSGCMMYLSNRSYSGVVQFLPADPQYSSPRDNTRCLSGCRVCSESTERLFPQSDASSNASSYSTSQYSQDSSLSDGDWVSLEGRFRCVSLTCMSSSCPRSPLGLSPAAHLADGTGDLILVRDTHAMGFLKYLHRHTNTEDQFDLPFVEVHRVRAVRFSLPPGEVESDEEEKVEEGEKGMEEGKVELEGERDRPTRRSVSQQHLAERGEERGMGDYRKKKKRDFLCGPCCSRAPSVSVWNCDGEILPYTDILCRVHGQLVRLFARGIEDGAGTRNCRAGSRKCKGRCVLHT
- the naa10 gene encoding N-alpha-acetyltransferase 10 isoform X2; its protein translation is MNIRNARPEDLMNMQHCNLLCLPENYQMKYYFYHGLSWPQLSYIAEDENGKIVGYVLAKMEEDPDDVPHGHITSLAVKRSHRRLGLAQKLMDQASRAMIENFNAKYVSLHVRKSNRAALHLYSNTLKFQISEVEPKYYADGEDAYAMKRDLAHMADELRRPGARVWGPDTPPAQGLSAAGHSGKLEEQEQEREGERDSGGESKEMSEVSEATESTDIKDSSSDS
- the naa10 gene encoding N-alpha-acetyltransferase 10 isoform X1; translation: MGGDSSSRPEDLMNMQHCNLLCLPENYQMKYYFYHGLSWPQLSYIAEDENGKIVGYVLAKMEEDPDDVPHGHITSLAVKRSHRRLGLAQKLMDQASRAMIENFNAKYVSLHVRKSNRAALHLYSNTLKFQISEVEPKYYADGEDAYAMKRDLAHMADELRRPGARVWGPDTPPAQGLSAAGHSGKLEEQEQEREGERDSGGESKEMSEVSEATESTDIKDSSSDS